The following nucleotide sequence is from Salvelinus namaycush isolate Seneca chromosome 23, SaNama_1.0, whole genome shotgun sequence.
ggcaccccctgtagcctcattattgttatgttattgttttactttttattattatttaatttaaaaatgtactttcgtttatttggtaaatattctcttaactcttcttgaactgcactgttggttaagggcctgtaagtaagaatttcacgttAAGGTCTACACTTGCTGTATTccgcgcatatgacaaataaagtttgattagattttttgttTTGATATGTACAACCTTTTGCAATGAGGGTTTTTACAActaacccaaaagggttctacctggatacaaaaagggttctacctggaaccaaaaaaggttcacctatggggacagccgaagaacccttgtggaacccttttttctaagagtgtggacTTAGTATTGGCAATATGAGATGTTAACTGTAGAGAACAAATCctggtgcagtgtgtgtgtgtgtgtgcttattcGTGCATAATGGGTTTATACTTTGCGTATGAGATGAGAGAGTGCATTATTTGGAGAATGGCATCGGATGGAGAATGCAATTTTGTGCATtaatagcctaccaaacttgctaactgcctggtactcagcactctactgtccctctaatgactctgacatcaatgcaaatgtatttgaaaatcgaaacaaacacttcatgagagaccatgagctcatgttgtgcaacatttctataggctatgcaattgcgcgagaaaacagagtgatgacctctattaaaaagaggaggatcccatcagttttctataggctagggctactatatttatttctcaactttcctagtattaagcacattgcttatctttgcaacaggagtatagcctacctgccatgaaaatgaaccacggaaAAAAGCGTCCTCTATTCgttatttaagtgcatagattacatgtattttttcccctggccctgtttcgagacaggtgcatgataatggtccattctaaatcaaagcAAAGTTCACATATACATTAtgtagtatatgtaaagacaagattaataaatcaagaatagtctgatgggtggcaatattagcctatcacttgtgaatgatgcccagagTATCGCAAGAAACAAAGCCTTTTTTGTGtgactttttctaatcatagtcgcacacctcatctagcctagcccataggcctgtatgctttgataaggtttgtatcacaagtAAAGTGGCCAAATGACTttttaaaattaagcacatttatCCACTTTACatggggtgtagagcctaactggcatacataaacagggcgtgagtttggggaagatccttttcaccataaaaatgcacctttgtAATAAAAGCATTAAATGCCTAATCGCATTTgcagtcacttttgataatggtgttttcccgttAATGGAACTTTTGCACTTATAGtctactgccgtgtgcgcattgtgcgcttataatgtgaaaaaAATAGCCTTATAgttaatcaacattttaagctaaacgttctgatctgttgcctCAGCCACATTGCCTTAAAAAGTTGTTTTGATGCTactggttgtattcatttgggatctatcgcaatccacaactgtcccagattatgtttatttatttctcgcacagaatagcataggtcaacttttgtactatgggggataataGATTGACATAGgtggtgcttttgctgttcgttaggcctactcatcttgttggctgacgaaaagtaaatgtggacagtgcttccaatatcttcaatatgcacctcggaattggataaggacgcacgCAGTTGCGTCCCTGATGTGTCGAGAACcaatcacgtgatggagagccatgtgagtgagaggtgcttcgaaCCATACAgcacaacgcagcactctggGCCAAGGGCCCcacggccactggccgcaaaaagGAATGGATTTTTTAGAGTGCATTACAGACACACAAAGAGGATGCCACCATGaaattcaaggcattatcaagtgctcgtcaaaaattgtgaatgagagactgatgaagtgtgtacagcctgtttttctgaaatagactacattttcttcatatcatgcttatttcgacctgtctaaaataaataatggatttattgtgaaggtgtaagCTATTTTACATGGATTCTTTAGAATTTTTCAAATGTAGGTGTAATTGACTTgcaggctatgtgtggaagccaggagatccAGGCTGTGTTACAtcgggccgtgattgggagtcccatagggcggcgcacaattggcccagcgttgtccaggtttggccggggtaggccgtcattgtaaataagaatttgttcttacgtaactgacttgcctagttaaataaaggttaaataaaattaaaaagatGCTCAATATGTTTATGttaattgacaaaaaatgacattgAGACCGACAGTTGTTTacttgacaatcaccagctgacaaaatgtTGTGACCGCCACAACCCTAGTCTTTCCCTTCTCTTttacaatgaccttgagcctcaGAAAGAAAAAgctgaaagacagagagaggagggagatatgGGGTgtgctgagggagggagggagggagggagggagggagggagggagggagaggagagtaagGGAGAGTGAAGAAggatggggggagggagagggcggTACACTGCAGTATTTCCTGCCTTGTAATAGCGGCTCGAGTGGTGCAGCAAAAGCATTGGCTCATATGGGTGTTTAAAACCATGTACATACTTGCCTTATAGGATGAGATAATCTCTCAGAATGCTACACATATTGTActagtatagttcagtacatgTGTTTATAGGCCTATAGTTCGAGACAATGATGTTAGCATCAGACATATTCTTAACTCCCAGTAACATGTACAGATAGCATACATGTACAATTGTTCAAGATAGAGTTTGACTCTTTTTCGCATATTACCAGAGATTACAGTACCTTCAGCAGTGTGGAAGTGGGTAAAAAGTAGCTCAAGGCAATGGTCATGTATGATAAACGTCGACTCATCATACATGTGGTCGCTACTGACGTGATGTAACGTTCCCAACCAAAGCCTCTTGCACAAAAGATAGAGGGGACTTTCATTGGACTCCCCTTGCAGAACCAGATGCTACTCAGGTTAGGTTAGTTAGTCTCTTAGTATTGGCAGTGAGCCACAGTAGCTTCCAATTGCTTCCCATTACATTGGAGATGTAGACTTTGATTGTCATTAAGACATTTCAGCTGATTAAGTGTGAATGGGATTAGCTGATTGTGTATGTTTATTAAAGGATGTGATGGACATACTGTAAAGTAACTCCCTCCTCAGTGTGGTAATGTACTCACCCTACAGATGCACTAGAtacagtacagatgtaggatcttaatttgatcactcttttgttgctgagaatttcctGCACGTCAGGAAATACAAACTTGtaatgtattcaaggtttaaaaaggcttctaaagtttgtaatttcctctTTAAAATGTTGGTCTTGATTTTTCTTTTGCTGCAGGATAACTTTTTTGCTGTAGCAAactagctcaaattaagatcctacatctgtatatagATAATTGGGAATAGGCATAGGCTGTGAAGACATTGACAAAGCATCAGTAAAGAATAGTGCGCATTGCTGAGTGCTGATTGCATGTAcacgtgttgtgtgtgtgtgtgtgtgtgtgtgtgtgtgtgtgtgtgtgtgtgtgtgtgtgtgtgtgtgtgtgtgtgtgtgtgtgtgtgtgtgtgtgtgtgtgtgtgtgtgtgtgtgtgtgtgtgtgtgtgtgtgacgtacaGGGTGTGCATATGTTTGCCAATGTGTAGCTATAGGTCTATATGTGAgcacatatgtgtgtgtgggggggatgcGTCATGCTTGTATGTATATTGTGGGATGTCAGCCTATTTGTcagccttcctccctccctcctctctaagCAGGTGCTGTACTGCGGTACTTCCAGATGACACCTGAttcagagagaggaagggaagggagggagggagggagagaggagagtgaggatGTGAGTGATCCGAAGGACTCTAACTGCACCACTACAgcacacaaacagagagagagagaaagagagggagagagagaaacagagagagagataggagggtaTGATTAGAGGGTCTAGCTGCTGCAGAGACCCGGTACGATGAAGAGTGATTGCAGCAGCAGGGGGAACTTGTCCAGTAAGACATAACTCGGCAGACTGGTGCAGAGCTGAGCAAACACACCCGTCCCACCCCGGCCATCAAGCACGTGCTTGTACTCACTAACAGCCACACTCagaccaatacacacacacatcccactgAGGCactcacagaacacacacacagggccgtTGTTATGGGCGGGTCTTAGGTGGCGTGACCCATCCTCCTTGCCCGCCCAAATAAAGCATTGAAATATCGATCATTTATTTGACCGAGACGTGCGCTCACAGAAAAATACATCAATTTCAGATAAAGCATCCAAGCGAACAAAACACTGccactctgtctcagtatgtgtagaccatgtatctgatgctgtctggaaagaaatagtatgacatgccatactcttttggtccagacagcatcagatacatgggctacatatacagaggggcgctgtttcgctcatTCGGATGCTTTATCAGGTGGagtttcagcagagaggaagaggtgaagcgagagagctcactctcgccaaaatctgtccagagtaagcccaatgcgtttctatgcgcataatatgcagacctaagcttgtcgcctgccttcccgcctttgggacaacgactcccatggtgagggcggagacatgagcatcttgtCATTATATACTAATCTCTGGTTTCAGCCTCTTGAGAATTGGAAAGGAATGTTTGGCGGGTGCACAGTACTCTGTTAGGATAATGGCTTCccttaaaataaaatgtatgtttTGCAAAATTACATATTTACTCCTGTCTAAATAAAAGCATTCAAAGtacttcaccagagagcatgacttagccacagaggatcattagcctCTTTAATAAAAAAGAACTGTGGATTGTTTTAAATGACAAGTGTGTAGGCCTATGACTATCTGGGAAGCCCGCAATTTGGGTAGCGGGCGTGTCAATAGGTCTAGCTGATTGAgttgcggctgtcagtgaaaagcatctgaaatatgtgtgaagataatgtgtctggAGAATAGTTTAAAATGTTGCAACAAGAAGAAGGGGAAGAACAATATATCGATTTTTTGGATCCATGGTCAGGACACTCTCCAGACcacaatcccattgagaacttgtggtcaatcctcaagaggcgagtggacaaacaaaaacccacaaattctgacaaactccaagcattgattatgcaagaatgggctgccatcagtcaggatgtgtccCAGAAGTtatttgacagcatgccagggcggattgcagaggtcttgaaaaagaagggtcaacactgcaaatattgactctttgcatcaacttcatgtaattgtcaataaaagcctttgacgcttatgaaatgcttgtaattatacttcagtattccatagtaacatctgacaaaaatatctgaagacactgaagcagtaaactttgtgaaaatgtatatttgtgtcattctcaaaacttttggccacgactgtatgtcaCCAGTAGGCCAACAAATGTAATGTTAATCCCCCGTCATTTGATTACAATCATTTCTATTAATGCATGTATTCGTTACAGTAATTTACCTGGCCTGCTGcattctgattgtcttaactcaccattTCCACCACTAATAAGCTGACCTTCTCAGTAATTCTTTCTTCACCTCACACGTTGTAAACTAAgtcagtttaaaaatatatatgttttacatCCATTGCGAATGATACTTCCTCAGTATTTGAAACATCTTTCCAACACTTCATAAAACTTCATAAAAACTGCTGTCTGTCCCAAGCTCACTGGCGCGGGAAATAGGCTACGGCCTGAAATAGGCTTGTTGATACAATGTTACAAGTTCGTAGCCGGACCCAGTTGATGATTTGATACAATGTTACACATCACTAGCAATAACTCAAGTCAAAGGAAGGCGTAGTAGCGAGATGAATGTGATTGAAAGAACCGGCCTTTTCAGCCTGGACATTTTCTATACATTTTATTTGTCGGCTATcctatgtattttattttagtCGACGATGGAAGTTATaagcctactgctgcattggcctataggctatctctgagttctatgCCCTCGTTTCTTTAGCCGCCAATGGACCacagtgtatcaatgtgtccataagGGCGAGACTGGTGCTCTCgccttgtatttgtatttattatggatccccattatctGCTGCCAAtacttctcacaaatacaagttgTGATGAAAactatctctcctccactttgagccaggagagattgacctgcatattattcatgttagctctctgtgtattTCTAAGGGCCCGCCGTGCTGCCcggttctgagccaattgcaattttcctaagtctcctgaccacacgactgaacagtagtccaggtgcgacaaaactagtcctgtaggacctgccttattgatagtgttgttaagaaggcagagcagcgctttattatggacagacttctccccatcttagctactgttgtatcaatatgttttgaccatgacagtttacaatccagagttactccaagcagtttagtcacctcaacttgctaaatttccacattattcattacaagatttagttgaggtttagggtttagtgaattatTTGTCcgaaatacaatgcttttagttttggaaacatttaggactaacttattccttgtctgaaactaactgcagctctttgttaagtgttgcagtcatttcagtcgctgtagtagctgacgtgtacagtgttgagtcagtAGTGTTCCtcagtatttgaaaaatctttccaacacaaGCGTGTGCACAAATAGGAGGTCCAGGGAAAAAACATGCCCGCCTATGGATATAAAAGGCCCTTCCAACTGATTTGTTCTGGTGCCAgccctgcacacacacaacacacacaaacgcacacgcatacacgcatacacacacaaacagatgaCACTGTGCAATGTCATCATACGCAGTTCACAGACACAACACTATAGGCACGCACAGGTATACAGCACAGTTCTGCCTCAATGAGTTACACATTCAGGAGATTCAGTCAGACTCCTTTTTCTGACGCTTTAGCCAGTACTCATGGACAAGCCATCGCCGCAGTAAACGCCAATCTGCAAACAACCATTACCATTACAAATATGAGTGGGAATGATTACGGGGCAGAATTACCGGGCTGAATTCCTCTGTGCCAACAGCTCAACCACTGCTTCAACCGCTCTGGCTGTTCAAAGTGCTGCCTAAGCATCCGTTCGCATGCAGCTCCTTCAGTATGGTTCAGGGCACTGCAGAGGGAGTGCTGTGTAGGGTGTGTCTAGAGCTGCGTTAAGAGTAACCGGTGCAGGAGTGAGTCACTCCGAGATGTTACCACAGTACGGTTCTGTGCTGCGCAATGCCTCCCAGGTTGTGCGGATCGTTAGCGTCCATAGCACTACTGCTAAAGCAATATCCAATAGTACGGTCACCTTCTGCTGATGGTGGTTGCTTTACAGAGGATTTCCCTGACCCAGAAACAAATTACCGTTGAAATAGATAGCAGTTTGTTTAAGTGATGATCTCCGTACATAAGTGTGTAATCAGAATGATCTTTCTTGTGAATGAACTCACTACTTCCTGTCGAAACAGTATGCAACAATACCCATACTTCCCATGTGTAGCACATCTATGTTTCTTGACCaatcccctccatccatccctccgtcTCCTAGCCTGCCCTGTGTCCAGTATGGATGTGCTGGTCTATAACCAGATCAACGTCCTGAACGGCACCATGGTGAGGATCCAGTGCATCTTCACCTCCTGCTACAAGATGGACGTCAATAAGTTTGCCATGAACTGGACCTACCAGGAGAACACCAACGAGACTGAGGAGATGGTGAGGGACCAGACCGTGTGTCTGCCCTTGTCTTGTGTCAATGTCAGGCCGATGCACAGTGTCCATTTTAGGACACCCTCAGCCTCAGATTGACTCAAGTAAGGTGAGGACTGACTCAAGGAGGGGTAAGGTGTAAGGCTAAAATGGACACCatactcctgactctgccatgaTATACAGTAAGATTCATCTTGTTTTTTCTTTTGCATACTCCATCCTCCTTACCTTTCCTGTcaacactctctcctctctcattctgcTTTTTTAATGCCATGCTTTCTCCATCTATTTCAATGTGTTTCATTTCACTTTATTTATTTAGCCAGGAAagtctacagatgtaggatcttaatttgaccagtattgtcgaagcaaaataatcctgccgcaacaggatttgaacgttttgtccataatgttgcttgatcagtGGTTAGACTATGAGCTGGACAAAAATATTTTACATAAAAAATTTCGgtgacagtaccagtcaaaagttcgaacatacctactcattcaagggtttttctttatttttactattttctacattgtagaataatagtgaatacatcaaaactatgaaataacacatcatgtagtaaccaaaaaagtgttaaacaaattaaaatatattatatatatataaaaatataacatatgttgagcacttgttagctgcttttccttcactctctggtccaactcatcccaaaccatctcaattggggtcaggtcaggtgattgtggaggccaggtcatctcatgcagccctccatcaccctccttcttagtcatatagcccttacacagcctggatgtatgttgggtaattgtcctgttgaaaaacaaaggatagtcccactaagcgcaaaccagatggtatggcgtatcgctgcagaatgctgtggtaaccatgctggttaagtgtgccttgaattcttaataaatcacagacagcgtcaccattaaagcacccccacaccatcacatctcctcctccatgcttcacagtgggaatcacacatgcggaggtcatctgttcacctactctgcgtctcacaaagacacaaagacaaatctaaaatttggactcatcagaccaaaggacagatttccaccggtctaatgttcattgctcatgtttcttggcccaagcaagtctctacttctcatttgtgtcctttagtagtggtttctttgcagcaattcgaccatgaaggcctgattcacacagtctcctctgaacagttgatgttgagatgtgtctgttactctgtgaagcatttatttgggctgcaatctgaggtgcagttaactctaatgtaCGTATCCTCTGGAGCagaggtcttcctttcctgtggcagtccatatgagagccagtttcatcacagcgcttgatggtttttgtgactgcacttgaagaaacttttaaagtttctgGATTGACTCACCTTCATCTCTTAAAGTTGATTAGCTCatacgcattaagaaggaaagaaattaaaaaaattgacttttaacaaggcacacctgttaattgaaatgcattcctggtgactacctcataaagctggttgagagaatgccaagcatgtgcaacgctgtcatcaaggaaaaaggtggctacttcgaagaatctcaaatgtaataTATATTTCTTGAACACTTTTTTTTGCTTCcgacatgattccacatgtgttatttcatagttttgatgtcttcactattattctacaatgtagaaaatagtcacaATAAAGCAAAACCCTAGattgaataggtgtgtccaagcttttgacacaaagctcatctgcatttcctgtagtgcaggaaaattctcagcaacaaaagagtaatCAAATTAAGGTCCTACATCTGTACTCAGTAACAATTGCCACTGTTTTCCAGGGAGTCCTGGGTTCAATAACAAACGACATGTTTCCTGTCTATCTTTCTACtaatccccctcttcctcctctctcttccagttCATGACCTATAAGAAGGGGATGATGCCCCTGCGGACAGACCAGTTCAGTGACCGGGTGCAGTTTGTGGGTAACCTGGAAAAGAACGACTTGTCCATCACCCTCTCTGATGTCCAGCTGTCGGACGAGGGCGTCTATAACTGCTACGTCCGTAACCCCCCCGACCGCATCCAGGGCCACGGAATCATCAACATGTTTGTCGTCACAGAATGTAAGGGCAGGGGGAAAGGCAGGGAGCAATAAGAGGGACAGGGGGCAAGTTACTTAGCGGTCGCTTCGCGAGCCCGAAAATAGTTGATCtcagtgattgatagttggtattcagcagtcataaaagtatgccttatgtACTTTGAAGATCTACGAACATCGTGATTGCGTCAGACCGCATGGGCAGCGGCTCTATAGAGATGAGGTGGTAACCTGGAATATAATAATAAAGTCACCAAATcaaacaaatattttattaaagtaaagtgatgtgaataaatgatggttaataagtgaaaAGCAGTAATGGACCGTCACTACCATCATAGGACTTTTATTAAccgttttattctgtgttgttacagcattcaactcACATAAAGCATTGTGTagttaatgtttaaaaaaaagttgaaACCGAAAACCGTGAtcatttttttataataaaacctaaaccgaaccgacctcaaaaagcactaatcgctcagcactaatcTGTGGTCAACTGGTCCATCCATCCACCCTTTCCAGCCCATCCCTGGCCTTGTGTGCTAGCATGTCATTAATAAATGTACCCTGGCCTTGTGTGCTAGCATGTCATTAATAAATGTACCCTGGCCTTGCCATTCATCCACACATCGATCCATTCACTCACcaatccatccctccatccttcagTTCCTCATCTGGTTGTGTTTCTGTTCTCCCTTGGTCTCAACCTTCCTTCAGCCCAGGAcgtgatgactcaacactatacagcTTTTTACTTATTtacttcccgagtggcgcagtggtctaaggcactgcattgcagtgctagaacCTGGTTCattcccaggctgtatcacaaccggctgtgatctggagtcccatagggtggcgcacagttggcccagcgtcgtcggggttaggggagggtttggccgggggggttaggccatcattgtaaataagaatttgttcttaactgacttgcctagttaaataaaaaaatgtaatacaaataTTGATGGGCGTGCCAACCCAGCTCACCTCAGAATCATTGCCTCTCACAAATGCTGGTCATACACGCATgatgacacatgcacacacaaacacacacacataaaaggcCATTTCTGCATTGCTGTCCTTTTTTTGTTTCCTCACACTGTGGTTTAATCAGCCCTTTGCCAACTATACACTCTATCTACAGAACTATctcacctcctcttccctcctcctctccccctccacagTGCCTCCCCCGCGGGACTCGACAATAGCGGTGGCGATCGGGGCGTCAGTCGGCGGTGCGCTGGCTCTGCTCATCCTGTCCATGGTGGTGGTGAAGTGTATACGGCGTCACAAGAAACAAGAGCTCATCTCTGACGAGCAGAAGATGGAGGAAGAGGGCAAGCTGGATGCAGAGGGGTGCCCCGAGGAGGGAACCAAGTGAGATCCCCTCTTTGTTTTAACTTACCCATCCTCCTCTAAACGTCTATCTCTTCCTCGATACCTCTACAGATGTctgatcttaatttgagccagtttgctacagctggaaagtaatcctgcagcaacaggaaatgtgaattattatgtgtgttataattaatggacatttttctgAGATTTTACACATTTGTAAGGAAAAATCAATTCTGAAATTTCTAAGTAGAAATTGCAAACTTCAGAAacatttttaaacctcaaataagtgtaacatgtcctgcattgcaggaaagttatctgcaacagggtgatcatgttaagatcctacatctgtatattgtTTTACTCTATAACTTTTTCTCAAGGTTGGGAAATTATAATAATGTGTCCCCTGATTTAGGCTATTCTCCGTCTCTTTGTTTTCTCTTTGCTGCttgtccttttctctctctctctctctctctctctctctctctctctctctctctctctctctctctctctctctctctctctctctctgcctctctctctctctctctctctctctctctctctctctctctctctctctctctctctctctctctctctctctctctctctctccctctctccctctctccctctctccctctctcattttctGTCATCTACTTGAGGCAATGCTCTTGAGGCAAAACCAGAGAGTCTTAAAATCCACTCCAATTATCTTTCTCTTTCAGCTGTACATAGTATGTGCACTGACAGGGTGGTCCATACTTTATACCTAACAAGCCACAACATTCTGGAAATAACCCCAGAAACGTCACAAAATATAGATGTTATGGAAAACACATTCCAGAAATATGTCCGGTGTAATGTATAAGTGGATTCGTACATTTCTTTTAAAACCACCCTGGCAATGGTTGAACAAAGCTGACAAATATCCCCTCTTCCCCTTCTTTTATTCTTCTTTGTTTTATTTGTGTGTATGTTGAATGTGTGTTcctgcgggtgtgtgtgtgcatgtgcgtgtgtgtgtatgtgtgtgtttgtgtgtgtatattgccATGAGCCAGGCAGCTATAACCGGCCTGCATGGTCCTGGAGGCCCAAGGTTCGCTGGAGCCCAACCTCCTCCCGCACGCCGGTAACAATCTGTGATTGGTGTTTTGTGCTGGTCATGTGACCCCAGTTAGCCAAGAAGAAGTGGCCACTTATGGCCTTCTTCCTTTTTCCTTTTCCCCAAACCTTGctgttcatccctctctctcattaccATGGTG
It contains:
- the scn2b gene encoding sodium channel subunit beta-2 — its product is MLPQYGSVLRNASQVVRIVSVHSTTAKAISNTCPVSSMDVLVYNQINVLNGTMVRIQCIFTSCYKMDVNKFAMNWTYQENTNETEEMFMTYKKGMMPLRTDQFSDRVQFVGNLEKNDLSITLSDVQLSDEGVYNCYVRNPPDRIQGHGIINMFVVTELPPPRDSTIAVAIGASVGGALALLILSMVVVKCIRRHKKQELISDEQKMEEEGKLDAEGCPEEGTK